The proteins below are encoded in one region of Anguilla anguilla isolate fAngAng1 chromosome 3, fAngAng1.pri, whole genome shotgun sequence:
- the LOC118223565 gene encoding uncharacterized protein LOC118223565 isoform X1, translating to MPTADTSEHPVFPCRYITTCWAHEGARAPTFPVKIGGRDTEALLDSGSMVTLIRPEFAGGSRGKAIAVACIHGDTKQYFTADIVLTTPRGSVAVRAGVVENLPVPVLVGRDCAVFDRYWKESPANLEPEGRRRPQKRRPQHTAGGAQPAWAGLSGEDQAEPTDAVVEGRQPTASTKETTATASEAVAENPVGLEEVGSEETFTEFAPQPGSQTGEQGRFGTAQLQDPNLTQAWRDVQEIDGMPRPGVSETTPPYFLIEQGLLYRVSRVKEERVHQLLVPKTYISKVLYLAHTHLLGAHLGAEKTYERIIERFYWPGVKRAVEEYCRHCADCQLHSPKVKYKNPLIPLPIIEVPFHRIAMDIVGPLPRSSRGHKYILVILDYATRFPEAIPLRTATGKAVARELFLLFSRVGIAAEILTDQGSCFMSTVLKAMCGLLKVKQVRTSVYHPQTDGLVERFNHTLKQMMRKMIETDGKDWDQLLPYLMFAIREVPQASTGFSPFELLYGRRPRGLLDLAKETWERQPSRHGTVIEHVEQMHLRMSRIWPMVRENMQQAQQAQARVYNRGAQAQALSAHVSPQDPPEVTLGKQLTGHQIQDLRELLDRNRDVFSKLPGRTSIIAHHIATEPGKKVRLRPYRIPEAQRDTIREEVRRMLEMGVIEESHSSWSSPIVIVPKPDGSLRFCNDFRKLNEISRFDAYPMPRVDELIERLGPARFLSTLDLTRGYWQVPLTPQAKEKTAFVTPDGLFQYRVLPFGVHGAPATFQRLMDQVLRPHQKYAAAYLDDIVVHSADWETHLGRLEAVLGALREAGLTANATKCRLGLEEADYLGYTVGRGCVKPQPTKVEAIATWPKPQTQKQVRTFLGLVGYYRQFIPNFAAIAAPLHDLTSKSRSNRVSWTEEADAAFETLRQALCSEPVLVTPAFDQTFVLQTDASLVGIGAVLSQIREGAEHPVTYISRKLLTHERNYATVEKECLAVKWAMDKLRYYLLGREFVLVTDHAPLKWMSVNKDSNARVTRWFLGLQSFRFRVEHRAGKLHGNADALSRREECLWSGAPGNDMELREGVCGAPIPDRCSPRDHQDGRTHRHRRLLGKVVSGRYLPNHSLETFRTLDSTRQNT from the exons ATGCCCACCGCAGATACGTCAGAGCACCCGGTGTTCCCATGCCGGTACATCACCACCTGCTGGGCACATGAGGGAGCCAGGGCCCCAACATTTCCGGTAAAAATCGGCGGACGGGATACCGAGGCCTTACTTGACTCAGGAAGCATGGTGACCCTCATCCGACCGGAGTTTGCGGGGGGCTCCCGAGGTAAGGCAATCGCCGTGGCCTGCATTCACGGGGACACCAAGCAATATTTCACGGCTGACATTGTGCTGACCACCCCCCGAGGCTCGGTGGCCGTCCGGGCAGGAGTCGTAGAGAACCTGCCCGTTCCTGTACTGGTGGGCCGGGATTGTGCCGTGTTTGACAGGTACTGGAAGGAGTCCCCGGCGAACCTCGAACCAGAGGGCAGGCGCAGACCCCAGAAGAGGCGGCCCCAGCACACCGCCGGGGGTGCTCAACCGGCCTGGGCGGGCCTCTCTGGGGAAGACCAGGCCGAACCGACGGATGCTGTGGTAGAGGGGAGGCAGCCAACCGCCAGTACTAAGGAGACCACCGCCACCGCATCAGAGGCCGTAGCCGAGAACCCCGTCGGCCTGGAGGAGGTGGGCTCAGAAGAGACTTTTACCGAGTTCGCCCCACAGCCGGGGAGCCAGACCGGGGAACAGGGCCGCTTTGGAACAGCGCAGCTGCAGGATCCCAACTTGACGCAGGCCTGGAGGGATGTCCAGGAGATTGATGGGATGCCACGACCAGGGGTGAGTGAAACAACCCCCCCCTATTTTTTGATTGAGCAGGGGTTATTATATAGGGTGTCCCGGGTCAAGGAAGAGAGAGTCCACCAGCTGTTAGTCCCCAAGACGTACATTTCAAAGGTCCTGTACCTCGCCCACACCCACCTCCTGGGGGCCCACTTGGGAGCTGAGAAAACGTATGAGCGCATCATCGAACGGTTCTACTGGCCTGGGGTGAAGAGGGCCGTCGAGGAATACTGTCGCCACTGCGCTGACTGCCAGCTCCATAGCCCCAAGGTAAAGTATAAAAACCCCCTGATCCCTCTGCCCATCATAGAGGTCCCCTTCCACCGCATCGCCATGGACATCGTGGGCCCCCTTCCAAGGTCCAGCCGAGGGCACAAATACATCCTGGTCATCCTGGACTACGCTACCCGGTTCCCGGAAGCCATCCCGTTGCGGACTGCCACGGGGAAAGCGGTAGCTCGGGAACTGTTCCTGCTGTTCAGCCGGGTGGGTATTGCGGCGGAGATACTCACGGACCAGGGGTCCTGCTTTATGTCCACCGTGTTAAAGGCGATGTGCGGCCTGCTGAAGGTGAAGCAGGTGAGGACGTCCGTCTATCACCCACAGACCGACGGGCTGGTTGAGCGGTTTAACCACACCTTGAAACAAATGAtgaggaaaatgattgaaacaGATGGTAAAGACTGGGACCAGCTGTTACCCTACCTCATGTTTGCCATTCGGGAAGTACCTCAGGCGTCTACCGGGTTTTCACCCTTCGAGCTGCTGTATGGGCGGCGACCCCGAGGGCTGTTGGACCTGGCTAAGGAAACATGGGAGCGCCAACCTTCGCGACATGGCACGGTCATCGAGCACGTGGAGCAGATGCACCTACGGATGTCCCGGATCTGGCCCATGGTCCGGGAGAACATGCAGCAGGCACAGCAAGCCCAGGCCCGGGTCTACAATCGCGGAGCACAG GCACAGGCCCTCTCTGCTCACGTCTCCCCACAGGACCCCCCCGAGGTGACGCTGGGGAAGCAGCTGACGGGCCACCAGATCCAAGATCTACGAGAACTCCTGGACCGAAATCGGGATGTGTTCTCAAAGCTCCCAGGCCGGACCTCCATCATCGCCCACCACATCGCCACAGAACCCGGGAAGAAGGTTAGGCTGAGGCCGTACCGGATCCCCGAGGCCCAGCGGGATACCATCCGGGAAGAGGTCAGGCGGATGTTGGAGATGGGGGTCATCGAAGAGTCCCACAGTTCTTGGAGCAGCCCCATAGTCATTGTACCCAAACCCGACGGTAGCCTGAGGTTTTGTAATGACTTCAGGAAGCTAAACGAAATCTCACGGTTTGATGCTTACCCCATGCCCAGGGTGGATGAGCTGATCGAGAGGCTGGGACCGGCTCGGTTCCTCAGCACGTTGGACCTCACCCGCGGGTACTGGCAGGTCCCCCTTACCCCCCAGGCTAAGGAGAAGACTGCCTTCGTGACGCCGGATGGCCTCTTCCAGTACCGGGTCCTACCGTTTGGGGTCCACGGAGCCCCGGCTACCTTCCAGCGGCTCATGGATCAGGTCCTCCGGCCTCATCAGAAGTATGCGGCGGCGTACCTGGACGACATCGTGGTCCACAGTGCGGATTGGGAAACCCACTTGGGCAGGCTAGAGGCGGTGCTGGGGGCCCTCCGGGAGGCAGGCCTGACGGCCAACGCAACCAAGTGCCGTTTGGGTTTGGAGGAGGCGGATTACCTAGGCTATACCGTTGGAAGAGGGTGCGTGAAACCCCAACCCACCAAGGTGGAAGCCATCGCAACGTGGCCCAAGCCCCAGACGCAGAAGCAGGTGAGAACCTTCCTGGGCCTAGTGGGGTATTACCGTCAGTTTATTCCCAATTTTGCCGCCATAGCAGCCCCCCTGCATGACCTGACCTCCAAGAGTCGAAGCAACCGAGTCAGCTGGACGGAAGAAGCTGACGCCGCCTTCGAAACCCTGAGACAAGCCCTCTGCAGCGAACCGGTTCTGGTGACTCCGGCCTTCGATCAGACATTCGTGCTCCAAACGGACGCTTCCCTGGTGGGGATAGGAGCCGTGCTCTCACAGATCCGGGAGGGGGCCGAGCATCCGGTAACGTACATCAGCCGTAAACTCTTAACTCATGAGCGTAACTATGCCACAGTAGAGAAAGAGTGTTTAGCCGTCAAATGGGCGATGGACAAGCTGCGATACTATTTACTGGGTAGGGAGTTTGTACTAGTCACTGATCATGCCCCACTCAAATGGATGTCGGTGAATAAAGATAGTAATGCCCGGGTTACTAGGTGGTTTCTGGGGCTACAGTCTTTTCGCTTCAGGGTGGAACATCGAGCTGGGAAGCTCCACGGGAATGCTGACGCCCTGTCCAGACGGGAGGAATGTCTATGGTCAGGCGCTCCAGGTAACGACATGGAGCTGAGGGAAGGGGTAtgtggcgccccgatccctGATCGGTGCTCCCCACGTGACCACCAAGACGGCCGAACCCATCGACACCGGCGGCTGCTGGGGAAAGTCGTGAGTGGGCGGTACTtaccaaaccacagcctggagacgttcaggaccctggacagcaccAGACAGAACACCTAA
- the LOC118223565 gene encoding uncharacterized protein LOC118223565 isoform X2, with translation MPTADTSEHPVFPCRYITTCWAHEGARAPTFPVKIGGRDTEALLDSGSMVTLIRPEFAGGSRGKAIAVACIHGDTKQYFTADIVLTTPRGSVAVRAGVVENLPVPVLVGRDCAVFDRYWKESPANLEPEGRRRPQKRRPQHTAGGAQPAWAGLSGEDQAEPTDAVVEGRQPTASTKETTATASEAVAENPVGLEEVGSEETFTEFAPQPGSQTGEQGRFGTAQLQDPNLTQAWRDVQEIDGMPRPGVSETTPPYFLIEQGLLYRVSRVKEERVHQLLVPKTYISKVLYLAHTHLLGAHLGAEKTYERIIERFYWPGVKRAVEEYCRHCADCQLHSPKVKYKNPLIPLPIIEVPFHRIAMDIVGPLPRSSRGHKYILVILDYATRFPEAIPLRTATGKAVARELFLLFSRVGIAAEILTDQGSCFMSTVLKAMCGLLKVKQVRTSVYHPQTDGLVERFNHTLKQMMRKMIETDGKDWDQLLPYLMFAIREVPQASTGFSPFELLYGRRPRGLLDLAKETWERQPSRHGTVIEHVEQMHLRMSRIWPMVRENMQQAQQAQARVYNRGAQDPPEVTLGKQLTGHQIQDLRELLDRNRDVFSKLPGRTSIIAHHIATEPGKKVRLRPYRIPEAQRDTIREEVRRMLEMGVIEESHSSWSSPIVIVPKPDGSLRFCNDFRKLNEISRFDAYPMPRVDELIERLGPARFLSTLDLTRGYWQVPLTPQAKEKTAFVTPDGLFQYRVLPFGVHGAPATFQRLMDQVLRPHQKYAAAYLDDIVVHSADWETHLGRLEAVLGALREAGLTANATKCRLGLEEADYLGYTVGRGCVKPQPTKVEAIATWPKPQTQKQVRTFLGLVGYYRQFIPNFAAIAAPLHDLTSKSRSNRVSWTEEADAAFETLRQALCSEPVLVTPAFDQTFVLQTDASLVGIGAVLSQIREGAEHPVTYISRKLLTHERNYATVEKECLAVKWAMDKLRYYLLGREFVLVTDHAPLKWMSVNKDSNARVTRWFLGLQSFRFRVEHRAGKLHGNADALSRREECLWSGAPGNDMELREGVCGAPIPDRCSPRDHQDGRTHRHRRLLGKVVSGRYLPNHSLETFRTLDSTRQNT, from the exons ATGCCCACCGCAGATACGTCAGAGCACCCGGTGTTCCCATGCCGGTACATCACCACCTGCTGGGCACATGAGGGAGCCAGGGCCCCAACATTTCCGGTAAAAATCGGCGGACGGGATACCGAGGCCTTACTTGACTCAGGAAGCATGGTGACCCTCATCCGACCGGAGTTTGCGGGGGGCTCCCGAGGTAAGGCAATCGCCGTGGCCTGCATTCACGGGGACACCAAGCAATATTTCACGGCTGACATTGTGCTGACCACCCCCCGAGGCTCGGTGGCCGTCCGGGCAGGAGTCGTAGAGAACCTGCCCGTTCCTGTACTGGTGGGCCGGGATTGTGCCGTGTTTGACAGGTACTGGAAGGAGTCCCCGGCGAACCTCGAACCAGAGGGCAGGCGCAGACCCCAGAAGAGGCGGCCCCAGCACACCGCCGGGGGTGCTCAACCGGCCTGGGCGGGCCTCTCTGGGGAAGACCAGGCCGAACCGACGGATGCTGTGGTAGAGGGGAGGCAGCCAACCGCCAGTACTAAGGAGACCACCGCCACCGCATCAGAGGCCGTAGCCGAGAACCCCGTCGGCCTGGAGGAGGTGGGCTCAGAAGAGACTTTTACCGAGTTCGCCCCACAGCCGGGGAGCCAGACCGGGGAACAGGGCCGCTTTGGAACAGCGCAGCTGCAGGATCCCAACTTGACGCAGGCCTGGAGGGATGTCCAGGAGATTGATGGGATGCCACGACCAGGGGTGAGTGAAACAACCCCCCCCTATTTTTTGATTGAGCAGGGGTTATTATATAGGGTGTCCCGGGTCAAGGAAGAGAGAGTCCACCAGCTGTTAGTCCCCAAGACGTACATTTCAAAGGTCCTGTACCTCGCCCACACCCACCTCCTGGGGGCCCACTTGGGAGCTGAGAAAACGTATGAGCGCATCATCGAACGGTTCTACTGGCCTGGGGTGAAGAGGGCCGTCGAGGAATACTGTCGCCACTGCGCTGACTGCCAGCTCCATAGCCCCAAGGTAAAGTATAAAAACCCCCTGATCCCTCTGCCCATCATAGAGGTCCCCTTCCACCGCATCGCCATGGACATCGTGGGCCCCCTTCCAAGGTCCAGCCGAGGGCACAAATACATCCTGGTCATCCTGGACTACGCTACCCGGTTCCCGGAAGCCATCCCGTTGCGGACTGCCACGGGGAAAGCGGTAGCTCGGGAACTGTTCCTGCTGTTCAGCCGGGTGGGTATTGCGGCGGAGATACTCACGGACCAGGGGTCCTGCTTTATGTCCACCGTGTTAAAGGCGATGTGCGGCCTGCTGAAGGTGAAGCAGGTGAGGACGTCCGTCTATCACCCACAGACCGACGGGCTGGTTGAGCGGTTTAACCACACCTTGAAACAAATGAtgaggaaaatgattgaaacaGATGGTAAAGACTGGGACCAGCTGTTACCCTACCTCATGTTTGCCATTCGGGAAGTACCTCAGGCGTCTACCGGGTTTTCACCCTTCGAGCTGCTGTATGGGCGGCGACCCCGAGGGCTGTTGGACCTGGCTAAGGAAACATGGGAGCGCCAACCTTCGCGACATGGCACGGTCATCGAGCACGTGGAGCAGATGCACCTACGGATGTCCCGGATCTGGCCCATGGTCCGGGAGAACATGCAGCAGGCACAGCAAGCCCAGGCCCGGGTCTACAATCGCGGAGCACAG GACCCCCCCGAGGTGACGCTGGGGAAGCAGCTGACGGGCCACCAGATCCAAGATCTACGAGAACTCCTGGACCGAAATCGGGATGTGTTCTCAAAGCTCCCAGGCCGGACCTCCATCATCGCCCACCACATCGCCACAGAACCCGGGAAGAAGGTTAGGCTGAGGCCGTACCGGATCCCCGAGGCCCAGCGGGATACCATCCGGGAAGAGGTCAGGCGGATGTTGGAGATGGGGGTCATCGAAGAGTCCCACAGTTCTTGGAGCAGCCCCATAGTCATTGTACCCAAACCCGACGGTAGCCTGAGGTTTTGTAATGACTTCAGGAAGCTAAACGAAATCTCACGGTTTGATGCTTACCCCATGCCCAGGGTGGATGAGCTGATCGAGAGGCTGGGACCGGCTCGGTTCCTCAGCACGTTGGACCTCACCCGCGGGTACTGGCAGGTCCCCCTTACCCCCCAGGCTAAGGAGAAGACTGCCTTCGTGACGCCGGATGGCCTCTTCCAGTACCGGGTCCTACCGTTTGGGGTCCACGGAGCCCCGGCTACCTTCCAGCGGCTCATGGATCAGGTCCTCCGGCCTCATCAGAAGTATGCGGCGGCGTACCTGGACGACATCGTGGTCCACAGTGCGGATTGGGAAACCCACTTGGGCAGGCTAGAGGCGGTGCTGGGGGCCCTCCGGGAGGCAGGCCTGACGGCCAACGCAACCAAGTGCCGTTTGGGTTTGGAGGAGGCGGATTACCTAGGCTATACCGTTGGAAGAGGGTGCGTGAAACCCCAACCCACCAAGGTGGAAGCCATCGCAACGTGGCCCAAGCCCCAGACGCAGAAGCAGGTGAGAACCTTCCTGGGCCTAGTGGGGTATTACCGTCAGTTTATTCCCAATTTTGCCGCCATAGCAGCCCCCCTGCATGACCTGACCTCCAAGAGTCGAAGCAACCGAGTCAGCTGGACGGAAGAAGCTGACGCCGCCTTCGAAACCCTGAGACAAGCCCTCTGCAGCGAACCGGTTCTGGTGACTCCGGCCTTCGATCAGACATTCGTGCTCCAAACGGACGCTTCCCTGGTGGGGATAGGAGCCGTGCTCTCACAGATCCGGGAGGGGGCCGAGCATCCGGTAACGTACATCAGCCGTAAACTCTTAACTCATGAGCGTAACTATGCCACAGTAGAGAAAGAGTGTTTAGCCGTCAAATGGGCGATGGACAAGCTGCGATACTATTTACTGGGTAGGGAGTTTGTACTAGTCACTGATCATGCCCCACTCAAATGGATGTCGGTGAATAAAGATAGTAATGCCCGGGTTACTAGGTGGTTTCTGGGGCTACAGTCTTTTCGCTTCAGGGTGGAACATCGAGCTGGGAAGCTCCACGGGAATGCTGACGCCCTGTCCAGACGGGAGGAATGTCTATGGTCAGGCGCTCCAGGTAACGACATGGAGCTGAGGGAAGGGGTAtgtggcgccccgatccctGATCGGTGCTCCCCACGTGACCACCAAGACGGCCGAACCCATCGACACCGGCGGCTGCTGGGGAAAGTCGTGAGTGGGCGGTACTtaccaaaccacagcctggagacgttcaggaccctggacagcaccAGACAGAACACCTAA